The Ignavibacteriales bacterium genome has a window encoding:
- a CDS encoding cytochrome c family protein: MKKTVLLISISVLSFLFLFINTNAQAKFVGVKMCGACHKGEKNKNVFEKWSASDHSKAFETLKNNKSKEIAKKMGISDPSASDKCLSCHVTNLTKKEEGISCESCHGAGSDYKAKTVMEKRELAKQKGLILGKGDADLCKKCHNQKSPTYKPFDYKIKWEIVKHPTK; the protein is encoded by the coding sequence ATGAAAAAAACAGTTTTACTCATTTCAATTTCGGTTTTATCTTTTTTGTTTTTATTCATTAACACAAATGCACAGGCAAAATTTGTTGGTGTTAAAATGTGTGGTGCGTGCCATAAAGGAGAAAAGAATAAAAATGTGTTTGAAAAATGGTCAGCTTCTGATCATTCAAAAGCGTTTGAAACTTTGAAAAATAATAAATCAAAAGAAATTGCAAAGAAGATGGGTATTTCCGATCCATCTGCCTCTGATAAATGTTTATCTTGCCATGTAACTAATTTAACAAAGAAAGAAGAAGGTATAAGCTGCGAATCTTGTCATGGAGCCGGGTCTGACTACAAAGCTAAAACTGTAATGGAAAAAAGGGAATTAGCCAAGCAAAAAGGTTTAATTCTTGGTAAAGGAGACGCTGATTTATGTAAAAAATGCCACAATCAAAAAAGTCCAACTTACAAGCCATTCGATTATAAAATTAAATGGGAAATTGTAAAACATCCTACTAAATGA
- a CDS encoding archaemetzincin family Zn-dependent metalloprotease — MNLHIAPIHFSNTSLLNDVIKELSNYFSSKIKLINIPLDILPAYSKEREQYFSTQLISDSIKLTNKYNGKVLVIVEFDLFVPVFTYVFGEAQLNGKHSIVSVCRLHEEFYSGITNDALLFERTIKEIMHELGHNFGLFHCKNWDCVMHVSQGIEEIDIKGKTYCKSCVEKVEQVISLKHF; from the coding sequence ATGAATCTCCATATTGCTCCGATTCATTTTTCAAACACATCGTTGTTAAATGATGTTATAAAAGAATTATCGAATTATTTTTCCTCAAAAATTAAATTAATTAATATTCCGTTAGATATTTTACCTGCATACTCAAAGGAAAGAGAACAATATTTTTCAACTCAGCTTATTTCAGATTCAATTAAGCTTACAAATAAATACAATGGAAAAGTTTTAGTTATTGTTGAATTTGATCTGTTTGTTCCTGTATTTACTTATGTATTTGGGGAAGCTCAACTTAATGGCAAGCATTCAATTGTATCTGTATGCAGGCTTCACGAAGAATTCTATTCCGGAATTACAAATGATGCTTTACTATTTGAACGGACAATAAAGGAAATTATGCACGAATTAGGACATAACTTTGGACTATTTCATTGCAAGAACTGGGATTGTGTTATGCACGTTTCCCAGGGTATTGAAGAAATTGATATTAAAGGAAAAACTTATTGTAAATCTTGTGTAGAAAAAGTTGAACAAGTAATTTCCCTAAAACACTTTTAG
- a CDS encoding PTS sugar transporter subunit IIA, translating into MKICDIIKEDQIIAELKGQSKEEIINELIDIFKNDERVINLEKIRTSVLEREKIMSTGVGKGFAIPHGKTDAVKEIIAAFGKSNKPIDFAALDEQPVYLVFLLVGKDNLVGPHIKLLSRISRMMNKDEFRENLMKAKTAKEIFEIFQEEENNYFEIT; encoded by the coding sequence ATGAAAATTTGTGACATCATCAAAGAAGACCAGATAATTGCCGAACTTAAAGGTCAGTCTAAGGAAGAAATTATTAATGAGCTGATTGATATTTTTAAAAATGATGAGCGCGTTATTAATTTGGAAAAAATTCGTACTTCTGTTTTAGAGCGCGAAAAAATAATGTCTACCGGGGTTGGTAAAGGTTTTGCAATTCCTCATGGTAAAACAGATGCAGTTAAGGAAATTATTGCTGCATTCGGAAAATCTAACAAACCAATAGATTTTGCCGCACTTGATGAGCAGCCGGTTTATTTAGTTTTTCTTCTTGTTGGAAAGGATAACCTTGTTGGACCACATATTAAACTTCTAAGCAGGATTTCCAGAATGATGAACAAGGATGAATTCAGAGAAAACCTAATGAAAGCCAAAACAGCAAAAGAAATTTTTGAAATTTTTCAGGAAGAAGAAAACAACTATTTTGAAATTACCTAA
- a CDS encoding 4Fe-4S dicluster domain-containing protein, whose amino-acid sequence MLKQKGILFDATMCAGCGECYNACKKQNNNPETNKDFLKDHLSAETYTVVEQYGDIYTRKMCMHCAHPTCVSVCPVGAFEKTELGPVVYDASKCLGCRYCMQACPHHIPRYEWDKNNPQVRKCLMCYDKIKKGEGTACSEVCPTGATLFGDIDDLKNEALKRIKENPDTYYPHVYGMEEAGGSNVMILSPVPFEKLGFTSKLPNEPLPNFTARALEKIPGVVTVGGVFLTGMYWLTKRKNEIAKEEKNSGKD is encoded by the coding sequence ATGTTGAAACAAAAAGGAATCCTCTTTGATGCCACAATGTGCGCAGGCTGCGGAGAGTGTTACAATGCTTGCAAAAAACAAAATAATAATCCAGAGACAAATAAAGATTTTTTGAAAGATCATCTTTCTGCCGAAACATACACTGTTGTTGAGCAGTATGGCGATATTTATACTCGGAAGATGTGTATGCATTGTGCTCATCCTACGTGTGTTTCCGTTTGCCCCGTGGGTGCATTCGAAAAAACAGAACTTGGTCCCGTTGTGTATGATGCATCTAAATGCCTTGGATGCAGATATTGTATGCAGGCTTGCCCTCATCATATACCAAGATATGAATGGGATAAAAATAATCCGCAGGTACGTAAGTGCCTTATGTGTTACGATAAAATAAAAAAAGGAGAAGGTACTGCTTGTTCAGAAGTTTGCCCTACTGGTGCAACCTTATTCGGTGATATTGACGATCTAAAGAACGAAGCATTAAAAAGAATTAAAGAAAATCCTGATACTTATTATCCGCATGTATATGGAATGGAAGAAGCCGGGGGCAGCAATGTAATGATTTTATCTCCGGTCCCGTTTGAAAAATTAGGATTTACATCCAAATTACCGAATGAACCATTACCGAATTTTACTGCACGAGCTTTAGAGAAAATCCCAGGTGTGGTAACTGTAGGCGGTGTTTTCTTAACAGGTATGTATTGGTTAACCAAACGCAAAAATGAAATTGCTAAAGAAGAAAAAAACTCGGGTAAGGATTAA
- a CDS encoding short-chain dehydrogenase translates to MDIQNKTVLVLGAWGLVGNAVVRKLVVEKPKQIIVTSLRKEEAEDEVKNLKVEFPDFPDNYFIPWWGNIFVRNDYKDSDRIKLLDDSISRQRMMKDTLDELDEEILKSSAIYQLLMNYKPEVIIDCVNSATGIAYQDIYTVYRNIKKLIDQKPTVESLATETEKLLCTVYVPQIIRHVQILYSSMHEAKTKIYVKIGTSGTGGMGLNIPYTHSEEKPSRVLLSKSAVAGAHTLLLFLMGRTPEGPITKEIKPTAAIAWKKIAFDEVKRKGKPIELVDVPLDLATPLEGKFKFKLEKQLPKTGKMLKSVFIDTGENGTFSRGEFEAITAQGQMEYVTPEEIAVDVIYEIRGGNTGHDIINALDNATMEPSYRAGFLQHSAVEKLAELEKEHNVESIAFELLGPPRLSKLLYEIHLLNKVAGNMKQILGKTPEELSALCADLILNNEKLRSQIVSIGIPILLPDSKTLLRGNEIKIPPYRGEDELDINESSINLWAKDGWVDLRISNMELWRSRLKAIIGEAENIPSIDTSSMHVRTKGYWNYFEKIDPGKIVSWLFIHEEKGKRMKA, encoded by the coding sequence ATGGATATTCAAAACAAAACGGTTCTGGTGCTTGGCGCCTGGGGACTTGTAGGTAATGCAGTCGTTAGGAAATTAGTTGTTGAAAAGCCAAAACAGATCATAGTTACTTCTTTAAGAAAAGAAGAAGCAGAAGATGAAGTAAAAAATTTAAAAGTGGAGTTCCCAGATTTTCCGGATAATTACTTCATTCCCTGGTGGGGAAATATTTTTGTTAGAAATGATTATAAAGATTCGGATAGAATTAAACTTCTTGATGATTCTATATCCCGGCAAAGAATGATGAAAGATACGCTTGATGAGCTTGATGAAGAGATTCTTAAAAGCTCTGCCATTTATCAGCTTTTAATGAACTATAAACCCGAAGTGATAATTGACTGCGTAAATTCAGCAACCGGAATTGCCTACCAGGATATTTATACTGTCTATAGAAATATTAAAAAGTTGATTGACCAAAAACCAACTGTGGAAAGTTTAGCAACTGAAACTGAAAAACTACTTTGCACGGTTTACGTTCCTCAAATTATCAGGCACGTACAAATTCTTTACTCATCAATGCACGAAGCAAAAACAAAAATTTATGTAAAGATTGGAACAAGCGGAACCGGTGGAATGGGATTAAACATTCCTTATACCCACAGCGAAGAAAAACCTTCGCGTGTATTGTTAAGCAAGTCAGCAGTAGCAGGTGCTCACACCTTGCTTCTCTTTCTGATGGGAAGAACACCTGAAGGTCCAATCACAAAAGAAATAAAACCTACAGCAGCAATTGCCTGGAAGAAAATTGCTTTTGATGAAGTGAAGAGAAAAGGAAAACCAATAGAATTAGTTGATGTTCCTTTAGATTTAGCTACTCCGCTTGAAGGTAAATTTAAGTTCAAGCTCGAGAAACAACTTCCTAAAACAGGAAAAATGTTAAAATCTGTTTTTATTGATACCGGTGAAAATGGTACATTCTCCCGCGGTGAGTTTGAAGCAATCACTGCTCAAGGACAAATGGAGTATGTTACACCAGAAGAAATTGCTGTTGATGTTATTTATGAAATAAGAGGCGGCAATACTGGACATGATATTATTAATGCGCTTGATAATGCAACGATGGAACCATCTTACCGGGCTGGTTTCTTACAACACTCTGCAGTTGAAAAACTTGCTGAGTTAGAAAAAGAACATAATGTTGAAAGTATTGCTTTTGAATTATTGGGTCCCCCAAGATTATCCAAACTGCTCTATGAGATACATCTTTTAAACAAAGTTGCCGGTAACATGAAACAAATTCTTGGTAAAACTCCAGAAGAACTTTCTGCACTTTGCGCGGATTTGATTTTGAATAATGAAAAACTCAGAAGCCAGATCGTTTCTATCGGCATTCCGATTTTACTGCCAGATAGCAAAACATTATTAAGAGGAAATGAAATAAAAATACCACCATACCGTGGAGAAGATGAACTTGACATAAATGAAAGCTCAATAAATCTTTGGGCAAAAGATGGATGGGTGGATTTGAGGATTTCCAACATGGAATTATGGAGATCGAGATTGAAAGCGATAATTGGTGAAGCAGAAAATATTCCATCGATTGATACCAGCTCTATGCATGTAAGAACAAAAGGCTATTGGAATTACTTTGAAAAAATTGATCCAGGTAAAATTGTAAGCTGGCTTTTTATACACGAAGAAAAAGGTAAAAGGATGAAAGCGTAA
- the hybB gene encoding Ni/Fe-hydrogenase cytochrome b subunit, with amino-acid sequence MKNTSILKFTFWKTIAVIIVAAGLYSTFIRFTEGLGAATNLSDSFPWGLWIGFDILCGVGLAAGGFTICALTHIFNLEKFKPLTRPAILTAFLGYVLVIVGLLIDLGKPYNIWHAIIMWNPHSVMFEVAWCVMLYTTVLFLEFSPIILERFKLHKVLNILKKFLIPIMILGVLLSTLHQSSLGSLYLIVPQKMHPLWYSPLLPVYFYLSAIGTGLAMVIFEAYLSARAFEHGLKLNLLSKIAKVTLFMLVLSFVVKMIDLTFSNKLGYLVIPSTETYMYYLEMLIGTLIPVALLSRSKFRNSRMWLYIISVFVIAGFLLNRMNVSITSIIGYSNSTYFPSISEISITLMIIVLGMWAFGLIVKNFPVFEEHETNENEVALDAREIILSE; translated from the coding sequence ATGAAAAATACATCTATTCTTAAATTCACCTTCTGGAAAACAATTGCAGTAATAATTGTTGCAGCAGGTTTGTATTCTACTTTTATTCGTTTTACTGAAGGACTGGGAGCCGCAACTAATTTAAGCGATTCTTTTCCCTGGGGATTATGGATCGGGTTCGATATTCTTTGTGGTGTTGGATTGGCCGCAGGTGGATTTACTATATGTGCATTAACACATATCTTCAACTTAGAAAAATTTAAACCACTAACACGCCCAGCAATATTAACAGCTTTTCTTGGTTATGTATTAGTTATAGTCGGACTTCTTATCGATCTTGGAAAACCATATAACATCTGGCATGCAATAATAATGTGGAATCCACATTCTGTTATGTTCGAAGTAGCCTGGTGTGTAATGCTTTATACAACAGTTCTATTTTTAGAATTCAGTCCAATTATTCTTGAACGATTCAAGCTTCACAAAGTATTAAATATTCTTAAGAAATTTTTAATTCCAATTATGATTCTTGGAGTTTTGCTTTCTACGCTTCATCAATCATCATTAGGATCTTTGTACTTAATAGTGCCGCAAAAAATGCATCCGTTATGGTACTCACCGCTTCTTCCCGTTTATTTTTATTTAAGCGCAATAGGTACAGGTTTGGCAATGGTTATTTTTGAAGCTTACTTAAGCGCAAGAGCATTCGAGCACGGTTTAAAGTTAAATTTACTTTCCAAAATTGCAAAAGTAACGCTCTTTATGCTGGTCTTAAGTTTTGTAGTAAAGATGATCGATCTTACTTTTTCCAATAAATTGGGTTACCTGGTAATTCCTTCCACCGAAACATATATGTATTATTTGGAAATGTTAATCGGAACTTTAATTCCAGTTGCATTGCTTAGCAGAAGCAAGTTTAGAAATAGTAGAATGTGGCTCTACATTATTTCTGTATTTGTTATTGCGGGATTTTTATTGAACCGGATGAATGTAAGTATTACTTCAATTATCGGTTATTCTAATTCCACTTACTTCCCATCAATTTCTGAGATAAGCATTACTTTGATGATCATAGTTCTTGGTATGTGGGCATTTGGTTTAATAGTTAAAAACTTTCCTGTATTTGAAGAGCATGAAACAAACGAAAATGAAGTTGCTCTTGATGCAAGAGAAATAATTTTAAGTGAATAA
- a CDS encoding sigma-54 dependent transcriptional regulator yields the protein MKDKKTILIVDDEKIVRDSLFHWFIEEGYEVEIAEDGETALRNFEKGKFDLMLVDMKMPGMSGLDLLDKVREIDPDCIFIMITAFASVPSAIKALKNGAYDYITKPIDPDELTHIIEKAIHQKELKDENVQLKDKIEEIIKPDNLIGESRQMKKIFDLVNTVSQTDTTVMIRGESGTGKELVAKAIHINSKRKYFPIITVNCGALAESLLESELFGHEKGAFTGAHYRRKGKFEMADGGTIFLDEIGSISPKMQVELLRVIETKQFVRVGGNETINSDFRVIAATNEPLEDLLKEGKFREDLFYRLNVFTIFIPPLRERRDDIPILAYFFLNKFNESMNKNIKSISPEAMEFLVNYEWPGNVRELENAIERALVVGKTDAVKIEDLPFHVFPNRIDDGDVSLSSVERKHIYNVLEDNNWNISRSAEKLQIDRVTLYNKINKYGFRKS from the coding sequence ATGAAAGACAAAAAAACAATTTTAATAGTTGATGATGAAAAGATAGTTAGAGATTCCTTATTCCATTGGTTTATTGAAGAAGGATACGAAGTTGAAATTGCGGAGGATGGAGAAACTGCGCTTAGAAACTTTGAAAAAGGGAAATTTGATTTGATGCTTGTCGATATGAAAATGCCTGGAATGAGCGGACTCGATCTTCTTGACAAAGTTAGGGAAATAGATCCTGATTGTATTTTTATTATGATCACTGCCTTTGCTTCGGTTCCATCTGCAATTAAAGCACTTAAAAATGGAGCTTACGATTACATTACAAAACCCATAGATCCAGATGAACTTACACACATTATCGAAAAAGCAATTCATCAGAAAGAGTTGAAAGATGAGAATGTTCAATTGAAAGATAAAATTGAAGAGATCATCAAACCGGATAATTTGATTGGTGAAAGCCGCCAGATGAAAAAAATATTTGATCTGGTTAATACAGTTTCACAAACTGATACAACTGTTATGATTCGCGGTGAAAGCGGAACTGGAAAAGAATTGGTTGCTAAAGCAATTCATATTAACAGCAAACGAAAATATTTTCCAATAATAACGGTTAACTGCGGCGCACTTGCAGAATCATTACTGGAAAGCGAACTATTTGGTCATGAGAAGGGAGCCTTTACCGGAGCACATTATAGGCGGAAAGGTAAATTTGAAATGGCAGATGGTGGAACAATTTTTCTTGATGAGATTGGTTCTATATCTCCAAAGATGCAGGTAGAGTTACTCCGTGTAATAGAAACAAAACAATTTGTACGCGTTGGCGGTAATGAAACAATTAACAGCGATTTTAGAGTTATTGCCGCTACAAACGAACCGCTTGAGGATTTATTAAAAGAAGGGAAGTTTAGGGAAGATCTGTTCTATCGCTTAAATGTATTTACAATTTTTATCCCGCCGCTACGTGAAAGGAGAGATGATATTCCTATCCTTGCTTATTTTTTCCTGAATAAATTTAACGAATCGATGAACAAGAATATTAAAAGTATTTCTCCGGAAGCGATGGAGTTTTTAGTTAACTATGAATGGCCCGGAAATGTGCGCGAATTGGAAAATGCAATTGAAAGAGCATTGGTTGTTGGTAAAACAGATGCAGTAAAAATTGAAGATCTGCCGTTCCATGTTTTTCCAAATAGAATAGATGATGGCGATGTTAGTTTATCTAGCGTGGAAAGGAAACATATTTATAATGTTCTTGAAGATAACAATTGGAATATTTCACGAAGTGCAGAAAAATTGCAAATTGATAGAGTTACACTTTATAATAAAATAAACAAATATGGTTTCCGAAAAAGTTAA
- a CDS encoding tetratricopeptide repeat protein, which translates to MIESNKLEMAQDFLQKAYKLHLEGKIIEAIDYYKISIDFCPTAEAHTFLGWAYSMQGKFNEAIEECCSAIIIDEDYGNPYNDIGSYLVSLEKYDDSIQWFEKAIKAARYNLPHLPYYNLGKVFEKKGDWFKALKFYKESVKINPKYEPAQKAVVKITTLLN; encoded by the coding sequence ATGATTGAAAGCAATAAATTAGAAATGGCTCAGGACTTTTTACAAAAAGCGTATAAACTGCATCTTGAGGGAAAAATTATTGAAGCCATAGACTATTATAAAATATCCATCGATTTCTGTCCGACAGCAGAAGCGCATACGTTTTTAGGTTGGGCTTACAGTATGCAGGGAAAATTCAATGAAGCAATTGAGGAATGTTGTTCTGCCATTATAATTGATGAAGATTACGGAAATCCTTACAATGATATTGGAAGTTACCTGGTTAGTTTAGAAAAGTATGATGATTCAATTCAGTGGTTCGAAAAAGCAATTAAAGCTGCCCGCTACAATCTACCGCATTTACCATATTATAATCTTGGGAAAGTATTTGAAAAGAAAGGTGACTGGTTTAAAGCCTTAAAGTTTTACAAAGAATCTGTTAAAATAAACCCCAAGTATGAACCTGCTCAAAAAGCAGTTGTAAAGATTACTACGCTTTTAAATTAA
- a CDS encoding AbrB/MazE/SpoVT family DNA-binding domain-containing protein: METAIITSKGQMVIPSKIRNRYGIKNGTKVHIIEEEEGIRIIPITHETIERNKGMFKTGGKLLKALMEEKKKEREL, translated from the coding sequence TTGGAAACAGCAATTATAACTTCAAAGGGGCAGATGGTAATACCTTCTAAAATCAGGAACAGATACGGAATTAAAAATGGCACCAAAGTTCATATTATAGAAGAGGAGGAAGGAATAAGAATAATTCCGATAACACATGAAACCATAGAGCGTAATAAAGGAATGTTCAAAACGGGGGGCAAATTATTAAAAGCTTTAATGGAAGAAAAGAAGAAGGAACGTGAATTATGA
- a CDS encoding ATP-binding protein, whose product MNVKIYNRLSVQLTLVISVVLIANFAFQTLFTVEKLKEDFTSSLSSNAYNISDIIKKSTRYSMLLNRSDDVHHIINTIGTEPGVEKIRIYNKQGQIIFSTDSTEVFKTVDMKEEACVACHTEGKMVSSLPVQNKIRIFKNASNQRVMGLINPIYNEQDCSNSACHAHQSDVKMLGVLDVVMSMDKIDKVIEANTSRIISNSIIITIIISGLIWLFISILVKRPIQIFVKGIKEIGKGNLIYKIDVKAKNELGEMANQFNDMSGKLDSAYKEIQQWTQTLNDKVNEKTEELKKIYDQIIQIEKLASLGKLSATVAHELNNPLEGILTYSKLIARLLIKQQKDGEHEKILGYLNLISDESARCGRIVKDLLLFSHRGEEEFCPEELNGIIEKCVMIINHHLEMNNVKLIKEIPDVALKIKGDSQKIQQALISLMINAIESMQNGGTLQLKVENDKDKIYLRIIDEGYGISEKDLPHIFEPFYTTKQEAKGTGLGLTVAYGIIEHHKGKIEVESTSLKGTTFKVTLPLCCTNN is encoded by the coding sequence ATGAATGTAAAAATTTATAATAGACTAAGCGTTCAATTAACTCTTGTAATATCTGTTGTTCTGATAGCCAATTTTGCCTTTCAAACATTATTTACAGTTGAAAAATTAAAAGAGGATTTTACCAGTTCTCTTTCCAGCAATGCTTATAACATTAGTGATATAATTAAAAAATCAACCCGCTATAGTATGCTTTTAAACCGAAGTGACGATGTTCATCATATTATTAATACAATTGGAACTGAACCCGGTGTTGAGAAAATTAGAATATATAATAAGCAGGGACAAATAATATTTTCTACTGATAGCACTGAAGTTTTTAAAACAGTAGATATGAAAGAAGAAGCTTGTGTGGCTTGTCATACTGAAGGCAAAATGGTTTCAAGTCTTCCGGTTCAAAATAAAATAAGAATATTTAAAAATGCCTCTAACCAAAGGGTAATGGGCTTAATCAATCCCATTTATAACGAACAGGATTGTTCAAACTCAGCTTGTCATGCCCATCAATCGGATGTTAAAATGCTTGGTGTTCTAGATGTTGTAATGTCGATGGATAAAATTGATAAAGTAATTGAAGCGAACACTTCAAGAATTATTTCCAATTCAATAATAATTACGATTATCATCTCTGGATTAATCTGGCTTTTTATTTCCATACTCGTAAAACGTCCCATTCAAATTTTTGTAAAAGGAATTAAAGAGATTGGTAAAGGAAATCTTATTTATAAAATTGATGTTAAAGCAAAAAATGAATTAGGAGAGATGGCTAATCAGTTTAATGATATGTCTGGTAAATTAGATTCTGCTTATAAAGAAATCCAGCAATGGACGCAGACATTAAATGATAAAGTTAATGAGAAAACAGAGGAACTGAAGAAAATATACGATCAGATTATTCAAATAGAAAAATTGGCTTCACTTGGTAAATTATCAGCTACGGTTGCACACGAATTAAATAATCCGCTGGAAGGAATTCTTACTTACAGCAAATTGATAGCGCGCCTGTTGATTAAGCAGCAAAAGGATGGAGAGCATGAGAAAATTCTTGGCTATTTAAATCTTATTTCCGATGAATCAGCCCGTTGCGGAAGAATTGTGAAGGACCTTCTTTTGTTTTCGCATCGTGGGGAAGAAGAGTTTTGTCCGGAAGAACTTAACGGAATTATTGAAAAGTGTGTCATGATCATAAATCATCATCTTGAAATGAATAATGTAAAATTGATTAAAGAAATTCCAGATGTGGCATTGAAGATAAAAGGTGATTCCCAGAAAATACAGCAAGCTTTAATTTCTTTGATGATAAATGCAATCGAATCTATGCAAAATGGCGGAACACTTCAATTAAAAGTTGAGAATGATAAAGACAAAATATATTTGAGAATTATTGATGAGGGATATGGAATTTCGGAAAAAGATTTACCTCACATTTTTGAACCATTCTATACCACAAAGCAGGAAGCAAAAGGGACCGGATTGGGCTTAACTGTTGCTTATGGAATAATTGAACACCACAAAGGAAAAATAGAAGTTGAAAGCACATCATTAAAAGGAACTACCTTCAAAGTAACTTTACCATTATGTTGTACCAATAATTGA
- a CDS encoding DUF3575 domain-containing protein gives MKFLRSFSILFILLSVYFYAQTPVSKGVYSLSGSLSYSSISVQWQSYEDTETRFNLNPGADYFIIANLSLGLSINYNRSSFNDFWEYSIGAGPAIKYYFSVEKVIPFVGAFYNYTAINKANSYRYGPDVERKVYKVHTNVFSFFAGIEYFLGRNVALEPKVTYTIYKEKEDAGTYYPLVTTTKIFAVGIGISVFIY, from the coding sequence ATGAAATTCTTAAGATCATTCTCTATTCTGTTCATTTTATTATCAGTTTACTTTTATGCACAAACTCCGGTTAGTAAAGGTGTATATAGTTTATCCGGCAGTTTATCTTATTCCAGTATATCTGTACAGTGGCAATCGTATGAAGATACAGAAACCAGGTTTAATCTTAATCCCGGGGCAGATTACTTTATAATTGCTAACCTTTCGCTTGGACTTTCAATAAATTACAACCGTTCTTCATTTAATGATTTCTGGGAGTATTCGATTGGTGCAGGACCAGCTATAAAGTATTATTTTAGTGTGGAAAAGGTGATTCCATTTGTTGGTGCATTTTATAATTATACAGCAATTAATAAAGCAAACTCTTACCGTTACGGTCCTGACGTGGAGAGGAAAGTTTATAAAGTACACACTAATGTATTTTCATTCTTTGCAGGAATTGAATATTTCCTTGGAAGGAATGTTGCTCTTGAACCAAAAGTAACTTATACAATTTACAAAGAAAAGGAAGATGCAGGCACTTACTATCCGCTTGTAACTACCACAAAAATATTTGCTGTTGGAATTGGGATTAGTGTGTTTATTTATTGA
- a CDS encoding type II toxin-antitoxin system VapC family toxin, translating to MKKIKRYVLDSYALICYLEGEKNADIVADVLRKGIDNEAEIFLCVINWGELYYIFLREQGKEAADLFLNTLNRYPITIVEANKNLTIEAAEIKAFNKLSFADAFAAALAKNKQAALVTGDKEFKQLENKIKIVWL from the coding sequence ATGAAAAAAATAAAAAGGTATGTTCTGGATTCATATGCATTAATATGTTACCTGGAAGGAGAAAAAAATGCTGATATAGTTGCTGACGTATTAAGAAAAGGTATTGATAATGAAGCTGAAATATTCTTATGTGTTATTAATTGGGGCGAATTATACTACATATTTTTAAGGGAACAAGGTAAGGAAGCCGCTGATTTGTTTTTAAATACGCTTAACAGATATCCCATCACAATTGTTGAAGCTAATAAAAATTTAACTATTGAAGCTGCCGAAATAAAAGCCTTTAACAAATTATCGTTCGCAGATGCATTTGCTGCTGCGCTTGCAAAAAATAAACAAGCTGCTCTTGTAACTGGTGATAAGGAATTTAAGCAGCTTGAAAATAAAATAAAAATTGTTTGGTTATGA